The Changchengzhania lutea genomic sequence CTTTTAGAACATCCAAAGTCCAGTTGGTAATATTAGGCGTAGGGCCGTCATCAAAACTGAGATGGATAATTTTTTCATCCGTTGTCATGTCCCAAGTATAGTTTGGGAACATGGTCTTTACTAATACCGGTGTTTTAATAGGTATTAAGCCCATACATTAATTGGCTACATCTATACTATCTGCCGTTGGAAGATCTTTTTCAATACGAGGTGTCTCTTGTTGTGGTTCATCACCATAAAAATGCTTGAACAGCTTTAGGTAATTATTAAAAATATCACCTTCGCTTTTTGCGAATTCCTCTTCGTAATTAATTAGTACATCAACCAGTCCTTTGTAACGCTGTATATCGGTATAAATCTCCTCAAAAAAACGTTCTTGATTATCGGTTTTTAAACTACTGTAATAACTTAAATTTTCTTGATATTTGGTAGCGACTTCCTTGAAAAGTTGCTGTGCTTTTTCTTTGGCTCCTACTTCGTAATACGCACTAATATAAGGTTCCAGTAAAGTGTAATAACCAAAATGTTCAACAGGCATATTGGTCATGGCTATGTCTGCAATTTCTTCAGCTTTGTCGAGCTTATCTTCATTAATAAGTTGCTCGATTAAACGCGCTAAGTTACCTCGATAGGTGATGGAGTTTTTACGGGTTTCCACATCATGGTAGATGTCCGGATCGCCACTATTTCCCCAATCCCATTTAACAACCTTACTGTACATTAAATCGCTGTCTACGCGACCCATATCAAAAGGGTTTGCTCTATCTACCGGCGTTTTAATAGGGACTAACTTATAGCACATCCCATCCAATTGTAGGTAGTCTTTCATCCATAAATAATCGTCATCGCCAAAGCTACCGCCAGTAAAATAAATGGGCCGTTTCCAATCGTTGTTGGCCACAATATCTAGCATAAGCAGCCTGTTTTTATAGAGTGCATTTTCTTTTATTCTGATGATTATATCATCGACTATTTGGTCTGTATCTTCAGGCTTTACAATGCCATACTTTAAAGCATTTTCTTTATTTACAGGAATTCTCAAAAACTCCGTTGGCAAATAACTCATTTTTAGATCTTGGGGTCTAACTTGAGACAGATCAACTTTCTGTTGTTCTAAAATATATTTATATTTTGTTTTCGGATTATCGCTAGCAAGAAAATCAAGAAATTGTTTGACGTTTAAAGTGTCCTGAACGATGGCTTCCTTTATAATATAGTCATTGGTGCCATATTTATACAAATCATGGGTTAATTGAGAGGGTACAGGCTCACTTTCGTAAGCCTTACGTTTCATTTGGTCGATGTACCAATCCGTTTGAAATAAACTGGTATTCACCACACGAACATCTGTCCTGTAGCCTTCAATTTCTTGGGCGTACCATAAAGCAAACGTATCATTATCTCCAATGGAAAATAAAATGCCATTTTCATCGCAGGAATCTAAATATTTTTTAGCCATAGCTCTGGCCGTGTATTTATCAGAACGATCATGATCGTCCCAATTGTTCGCTAAAAGAATGCCTGGAACTAAAATTAAACATACCAAAGTAATTATTGGGGCTGCCATTTTCTTTGGGAGTTGTTTTTTAAGCAAATCAAATAGGGCATACACACCAAAACCAATCCATAATGCAAATACATAAAATGAACCGACCACAGAGTAGTCACGTTCTCTTGGCTCAAATGGTCTAACGTTGGTATAAAATTGAATGGCTAATCCTGTAAAAAGGAAAAATACGAGCATTACCCAGAATAACTTTCGGTCTTTGTTGAATAAGAAGAAGAATCCGAAAAGCCCAAGAATGAGTGGTAAAAAATAATAGGTGTTTCGTGCTTTATTATTTTCAACGTCTGATGGTAAATTGTCCTGCGAATAGCCCAAGTGCCATTCATCAATAGGTTTAATCCCACTGATCCAGTTTCCATGATTGTCGTATTTTCCTTGAAGATCGTCCTGCCTTCCAACAAAATTCCACATAAAATAGCGCCAATACATATAGCCCAATTGGTACTCTAACATATAGGCAATATTGCTGGCTAAAGACGGTTTTTCAATATCGATATAATTTTTAAATTGCTTTAAAAAATTATTGTAATCTTCATAATCTATATTGCCTTGGGCCACATCATTTTTAAAATTAGTTACTGCTGTGCGCAACTCGTTTTGCATTTGGTAATCTGGCTTTAGTTTGAAATCTAAAAAACCAGAAAACATCA encodes the following:
- a CDS encoding glycosyltransferase family 117 protein; the encoded protein is MTHLNFKKWNTILGWFCFLIAFIIFGLTVEPTVSFWDAGEYILTSAKLQVGHPPGAPLFQMMGAFFSMFALEPSQVGFMMNMMSAVASAFTILFMFWTITLLLKKLVANKDGLKQQQKLAILGSGLVGSLAFAFTDSFWFNAAETEVYAMATLIMAVLFWLGLRWEQDMDKPRGDRWLILISFVIGLSFGVHFMGLLTIPAIGLIYYFKNYKDVTVKNFIIANVLSIGILLFVFKLLAPNILKIFSAFEIFFVNTIGLPFNSGSIIAGLLLVSIIFYALKFTRKKQYIHLNTGILCLSFIIIGFSSWLMLPIRANAQVVINENNPSSARELLAYYNLEQYPETHLFYGPQFTDQYAYLDDNNPYVDDKPKYEKDETKSEYVIVNDYKNAKQNYNSKHASVLPRMWSAEHAENYMMFSGFLDFKLKPDYQMQNELRTAVTNFKNDVAQGNIDYEDYNNFLKQFKNYIDIEKPSLASNIAYMLEYQLGYMYWRYFMWNFVGRQDDLQGKYDNHGNWISGIKPIDEWHLGYSQDNLPSDVENNKARNTYYFLPLILGLFGFFFLFNKDRKLFWVMLVFFLFTGLAIQFYTNVRPFEPRERDYSVVGSFYVFALWIGFGVYALFDLLKKQLPKKMAAPIITLVCLILVPGILLANNWDDHDRSDKYTARAMAKKYLDSCDENGILFSIGDNDTFALWYAQEIEGYRTDVRVVNTSLFQTDWYIDQMKRKAYESEPVPSQLTHDLYKYGTNDYIIKEAIVQDTLNVKQFLDFLASDNPKTKYKYILEQQKVDLSQVRPQDLKMSYLPTEFLRIPVNKENALKYGIVKPEDTDQIVDDIIIRIKENALYKNRLLMLDIVANNDWKRPIYFTGGSFGDDDYLWMKDYLQLDGMCYKLVPIKTPVDRANPFDMGRVDSDLMYSKVVKWDWGNSGDPDIYHDVETRKNSITYRGNLARLIEQLINEDKLDKAEEIADIAMTNMPVEHFGYYTLLEPYISAYYEVGAKEKAQQLFKEVATKYQENLSYYSSLKTDNQERFFEEIYTDIQRYKGLVDVLINYEEEFAKSEGDIFNNYLKLFKHFYGDEPQQETPRIEKDLPTADSIDVAN